From Streptomyces cyaneogriseus subsp. noncyanogenus, the proteins below share one genomic window:
- the nucS gene encoding endonuclease NucS: MRLVIARCSVDYAGRLTAHLPSAPRLILVKADGSVSIHADDRAYKPLNWMSPPCTLKEGTGDDEGVWTVVNKAGEKLIITMEEILHDSTHELGVDPGLIKDGVEAHLQELLADRIETLGEGYTLIRREYPTAIGPVDILCRDADGQTVAVEIKRRGEIDGVEQLTRYLDLLNRDPHLAPVRGIFAAQEIKPQARVLATDRGIGCQVLDYDALRGIEDDKLRLF; the protein is encoded by the coding sequence ATGCGTCTCGTCATTGCCCGCTGCTCCGTCGACTACGCCGGGCGGCTCACCGCCCACCTTCCCTCGGCGCCCCGCCTGATCCTGGTCAAGGCGGACGGCAGCGTCTCGATCCACGCCGACGACCGGGCCTACAAGCCCCTCAACTGGATGTCGCCGCCCTGCACCCTGAAGGAGGGCACCGGCGACGACGAGGGTGTGTGGACCGTCGTCAACAAGGCGGGCGAGAAGCTCATCATCACGATGGAGGAAATACTCCACGACTCCACGCACGAGCTGGGCGTGGACCCCGGCCTGATCAAGGACGGCGTGGAAGCGCACCTCCAGGAGCTGCTCGCCGACCGCATCGAGACGCTCGGCGAGGGCTACACCCTCATCCGCCGCGAATACCCGACGGCCATCGGCCCGGTCGACATCCTGTGCCGGGACGCCGATGGGCAGACCGTCGCCGTCGAGATCAAGCGGCGCGGTGAGATCGACGGTGTGGAGCAGCTCACCCGCTATCTGGACCTGCTGAACCGCGATCCCCACCTGGCCCCGGTGCGCGGCATCTTCGCTGCCCAGGAGATCAAGCCCCAGGCCCGTGTGCTGGCCACCGACCGCGGGATCGGCTGCCAGGTGCTGGACTACGACGCCCTGCGCGGCATCGAGGACGACAAGCTGCGGCTGTTCTGA
- a CDS encoding SCO5389 family protein has translation MSLDVSPALLEQAERGEVDEADFVDCVRTSLPYAWEMISSLVAQLKVDGGAFADNQTPPPDEQARGQLLRALASDAIRGALQRHFGVRLAFQNCHRVAVFPLDSSVDETLARFTSIRGQLLNQSPELRDC, from the coding sequence ATGTCGCTCGACGTCTCACCGGCCCTACTCGAACAGGCCGAGCGAGGCGAGGTCGACGAAGCCGACTTCGTCGACTGCGTCCGGACCTCCCTGCCCTACGCATGGGAGATGATCAGCTCCCTGGTGGCACAGCTGAAGGTCGACGGCGGAGCGTTCGCCGACAACCAGACGCCCCCGCCGGACGAGCAGGCACGCGGTCAGCTGCTGCGTGCGCTTGCGAGTGACGCGATCCGCGGCGCACTGCAACGGCACTTCGGTGTGCGGCTGGCCTTCCAGAACTGCCACCGGGTGGCGGTGTTCCCGTTGGACTCCTCCGTCGACGAGACGCTGGCCCGTTTCACCTCGATACGCGGTCAGTTGCTCAACCAGTCGCCGGAGCTCCGCGACTGCTGA
- a CDS encoding LLM class flavin-dependent oxidoreductase yields MRVGSFVLAAQFPGQGQGEPLHRAVRSAEVAEEAGLDSVWLAEHHFVPYGTCPSAVTLAALLLGRTRRIRVGTAVSVLPATHPVALGEQAALLHLTSGGRFSLGVGRGGPWVDLEVFGAGLEAYERGFPESLDLLMRWLREPSVSADGERFRFREVPVVPRPSESLTDAPGPEVVVACTSPASVRLAAERGLPMLLGMHVGDEEKAEMVGLWQRHAQDCGRPWEEVYGAAHVSAGVCQIADRRADAAEALLKSMPGWLRQGLDAHVTVDGRARQMRDPLAYTELLCGLHPVGTPRLCADRLSATSERTGITRFALLAEGSGDLAATEDNLRRLGTEVLSQLR; encoded by the coding sequence ATGCGTGTGGGAAGTTTCGTGTTGGCGGCCCAGTTCCCGGGTCAGGGCCAGGGGGAGCCGCTGCACCGCGCGGTCCGCTCGGCCGAGGTCGCCGAGGAGGCCGGGCTCGACTCGGTCTGGCTGGCCGAGCACCACTTCGTGCCGTACGGCACATGCCCCTCTGCCGTCACCCTCGCCGCTTTACTGCTGGGCCGCACCCGCCGCATCCGGGTCGGTACGGCGGTCAGCGTACTGCCCGCCACCCACCCCGTCGCCCTCGGCGAGCAGGCCGCGCTGCTCCATCTCACCAGCGGCGGGCGGTTCTCGCTGGGGGTGGGGCGCGGCGGTCCCTGGGTGGACCTGGAGGTGTTCGGCGCGGGACTGGAGGCGTACGAACGGGGTTTCCCGGAGTCGCTCGACCTGCTGATGCGCTGGCTGCGTGAACCGTCCGTGTCGGCGGACGGCGAGCGCTTCCGCTTTCGCGAAGTCCCCGTCGTCCCCCGCCCCTCGGAGTCGTTGACGGACGCCCCCGGACCGGAGGTCGTCGTCGCCTGCACCTCACCGGCGAGCGTGCGCCTGGCGGCCGAGCGGGGACTGCCGATGCTGCTCGGCATGCATGTCGGGGACGAGGAAAAGGCCGAGATGGTCGGCCTGTGGCAACGGCACGCGCAGGACTGCGGGCGTCCGTGGGAGGAGGTCTACGGCGCGGCCCATGTCTCGGCCGGTGTCTGCCAGATCGCGGACCGGCGCGCGGACGCGGCCGAGGCGCTGCTGAAGAGCATGCCGGGCTGGCTGCGGCAGGGGCTCGACGCCCATGTCACGGTGGACGGCCGGGCCCGGCAGATGCGGGACCCGCTGGCGTACACCGAACTGCTCTGCGGGCTGCACCCGGTGGGCACGCCGCGGCTGTGCGCCGACCGGCTCTCGGCGACCAGCGAGCGGACCGGGATCACCCGTTTCGCGCTGCTGGCCGAGGGCTCCGGCGACCTCGCGGCGACCGAGGACAATCTGCGACGGCTCGGGACCGAGGTGCTGTCCCAACTGCGCTGA
- a CDS encoding ABC transporter permease subunit codes for MSTPQPPMPQAAPDRQAAPGPSFPSYASPIPVVRTHLGHAIASEWTKMKSVRSTMWTLGVFVLLVVGIGLLAGAVVAGSPSDLSGENALSLGLFGLLLGSMCIITLGVLTTASEYGTGMVRTTMTACPSRGRVLAAKAVVFFLVAFVVTLVSSSLVAVAHVAMLEGNGAAEPTGGEWLKATVGISLYIALLGLLSLAVGSIVRHSAGAITVMIGTVLAPLVIALFMFARSLEGVRQALLEYSIPNQLSVFYTQSLSDSGPSGWDPLWIALGVTAVAFAGAYALLEKRDV; via the coding sequence ATGAGCACGCCCCAGCCCCCGATGCCGCAGGCCGCGCCCGACCGGCAGGCGGCGCCCGGTCCGTCGTTCCCCTCGTACGCCTCGCCGATCCCGGTGGTGCGCACGCACCTCGGACACGCGATCGCCTCCGAGTGGACGAAGATGAAGTCGGTGCGCTCCACGATGTGGACGCTGGGCGTGTTCGTGCTGCTGGTGGTCGGCATCGGTCTGCTGGCCGGCGCGGTGGTGGCGGGCTCCCCGTCCGACCTGTCCGGTGAGAACGCGCTCTCGCTCGGCCTGTTCGGGCTGCTGCTCGGCAGCATGTGCATCATCACGCTCGGCGTGCTGACCACGGCCTCCGAGTACGGCACCGGCATGGTCCGCACCACCATGACGGCCTGCCCCAGCCGTGGCCGGGTGCTGGCCGCGAAGGCGGTGGTGTTCTTCCTGGTGGCGTTCGTCGTGACGCTGGTGTCGTCCTCGCTGGTGGCCGTGGCGCACGTCGCCATGCTGGAGGGCAACGGTGCGGCGGAGCCGACCGGCGGCGAGTGGCTGAAGGCCACGGTGGGCATCTCGCTCTACATCGCCCTGCTCGGCCTGCTGTCGCTCGCCGTGGGCTCGATCGTCCGGCATTCGGCGGGTGCCATCACCGTCATGATCGGCACGGTGCTCGCCCCGCTGGTGATCGCGCTGTTCATGTTCGCGCGGTCGCTGGAGGGCGTCCGCCAGGCCCTGCTGGAGTACTCCATCCCGAACCAGCTCAGCGTCTTCTACACCCAGTCCCTCAGCGACTCCGGCCCGTCCGGCTGGGACCCGCTGTGGATCGCGCTGGGCGTGACGGCCGTCGCCTTCGCCGGCGCCTACGCCCTGCTGGAGAAGCGGGACGTGTGA
- a CDS encoding ABC transporter ATP-binding protein, giving the protein MIEAVGLTKRYGDKTAVYNLSFQVRPGAVTGFLGPNGSGKSTTMRMILGLDNPTSGRVTIGGYPYRKLPNAPRQVGALIDAKAVHGGRSARNHLLSLAQLSGIPARRVDEVLGVVGLQDVARKRSKGFSLGMGQRLGIAAALLGDPQVLLFDEPVNGLDPEGILWVRNLMKALAAEGRTVFVSSHLMSEMALTADHLIVIGRGQLLADMSVKDFISANSADFARVRTPDTEPQLREKLTIALTEAGGQVLPEQDGALRVMGLALPRISDLAHEAGVRLWELSPHQASLEEAYMRMTQGVVDYRSTADQKAGLQQPLPPGAQPPMPVPGQGQPGWYAPPPPQHAAPHPGGTPANPYGGPGAAPRPPAGPALQGQAPGQPPSGAPAAPAAAPAASAAASPAPVTDPTTSEDAR; this is encoded by the coding sequence ATGATCGAGGCAGTCGGCCTGACCAAGCGCTACGGCGACAAGACCGCTGTGTACAACCTGTCCTTCCAGGTGCGGCCGGGTGCCGTCACCGGCTTCCTCGGGCCGAACGGCTCGGGCAAGTCGACGACGATGCGGATGATCCTCGGCCTGGACAACCCCACCTCGGGACGGGTGACGATCGGCGGCTACCCGTACCGCAAGCTGCCCAACGCGCCCCGGCAGGTCGGCGCCCTGATCGACGCCAAGGCCGTGCACGGGGGCCGCTCGGCCCGCAACCACCTGCTGAGCCTCGCCCAGCTCTCGGGCATCCCGGCCCGGCGCGTGGACGAGGTGCTCGGCGTGGTCGGCCTCCAGGACGTGGCCCGCAAGCGGTCCAAGGGCTTCTCCCTCGGCATGGGCCAGCGGCTCGGCATCGCCGCCGCGCTGCTGGGCGACCCCCAGGTACTGCTGTTCGACGAGCCGGTCAACGGCCTCGACCCCGAGGGCATCCTCTGGGTGCGCAACCTGATGAAGGCGCTCGCCGCGGAGGGCCGCACGGTCTTCGTCTCCTCCCATCTGATGAGCGAGATGGCGCTGACCGCGGACCATCTGATCGTCATCGGGCGCGGTCAGCTGCTCGCCGACATGAGCGTGAAGGACTTCATCTCGGCCAATTCCGCCGACTTCGCCCGGGTCCGGACCCCGGACACCGAGCCGCAGCTGCGCGAGAAGCTCACCATCGCCCTCACCGAGGCGGGCGGGCAGGTGCTGCCGGAGCAGGACGGCGCGCTGCGGGTGATGGGGCTCGCGCTGCCCCGCATCAGCGACCTCGCACACGAGGCCGGGGTACGGCTGTGGGAGCTGTCGCCGCACCAGGCGTCCCTGGAAGAGGCGTACATGCGCATGACACAAGGGGTCGTCGACTACCGCTCGACGGCCGACCAGAAGGCCGGTCTCCAGCAGCCCCTGCCGCCGGGAGCCCAGCCGCCGATGCCGGTTCCCGGCCAGGGCCAGCCCGGCTGGTACGCCCCGCCGCCGCCCCAGCACGCGGCGCCGCACCCGGGCGGGACGCCCGCGAACCCGTACGGCGGTCCCGGCGCGGCGCCCCGTCCGCCTGCGGGGCCGGCCCTGCAGGGCCAGGCTCCGGGGCAGCCGCCCTCCGGTGCCCCGGCCGCACCCGCCGCCGCACCCGCGGCCTCCGCCGCCGCCTCCCCCGCGCCCGTCACCGACCCGACCACGTCCGAGGACGCCCGATGA
- a CDS encoding ABC transporter permease produces MATAQVVRSEWTKIRSVASTVWTLSLAVVVTIALGMLISALSKSEYDNMSARDRLSFDPTFISFAGMSLGQLAMIVFGVLVVANEYSTGMIRTSLAAVPQRGAFLFGKISVATLLALAVGMATSFAAFFLGQAMLGDLKASLGDPGVLRAVFGGGLYMTLIAMFSMGVAAMLRSPMLSLGILMPFFFLISNILSAVDATQKVGRFLPDQAGSKIMQVVPPVGDDTPYGPWGGLGIMVLWVVAALIGGFLVLKRRDA; encoded by the coding sequence ATGGCCACGGCACAGGTCGTCCGGTCCGAATGGACCAAGATCCGGTCGGTGGCGTCCACGGTGTGGACGCTGTCCCTGGCCGTGGTCGTCACGATCGCCCTCGGGATGCTGATCTCGGCGCTGTCGAAGAGCGAGTACGACAACATGAGCGCGCGGGACCGGCTCTCCTTCGACCCGACCTTCATCAGTTTCGCCGGGATGAGCCTCGGGCAGCTCGCGATGATCGTGTTCGGGGTGCTCGTGGTGGCGAACGAGTACAGCACCGGGATGATCCGCACCTCGCTGGCGGCCGTGCCGCAGCGCGGCGCGTTCCTGTTCGGCAAGATCTCGGTCGCCACCCTGCTGGCGCTGGCGGTCGGCATGGCCACCAGCTTCGCCGCCTTCTTCCTCGGGCAGGCGATGCTCGGCGACCTCAAGGCGTCGCTCGGCGACCCGGGCGTGCTGCGGGCGGTCTTCGGCGGCGGGCTGTACATGACCCTGATCGCGATGTTCTCGATGGGCGTCGCCGCGATGCTGCGCTCGCCGATGCTGTCGCTCGGCATCCTGATGCCGTTCTTCTTCCTGATCTCGAACATCCTCAGCGCGGTCGACGCGACCCAGAAGGTGGGCCGGTTCCTGCCCGACCAGGCCGGCAGCAAGATCATGCAGGTGGTGCCGCCGGTCGGTGACGACACTCCGTACGGCCCGTGGGGCGGCCTCGGCATCATGGTGCTGTGGGTGGTGGCGGCGCTGATCGGCGGTTTCCTGGTGCTCAAGCGCCGCGACGCGTAG
- a CDS encoding ABC transporter ATP-binding protein → MIELEGLTKRYGEKVAVNNLTFAVRPGIITGFLGPNGAGKSTTMRMVLGLDRPTAGDVRIDGNHYDELKDPLKYIGALLDAKAVHGGRSAYHHLLCLAQANGIPAKRVHEVLDVVGLTAVAKKKAKGFSLGMGQRLGIAAALLGDPRILMFDEPVNGLDPEGIHWIRNLMKALAAQGRTVFVSSHLMSEMALTADHLVVIGQGRLLADTSMADFIAQNSRSYVRIRTPQREQLLDVLNEAGITVAGSGSEVLEVDGDKSERIGELAAQHQIVLHELSPQQASLEEAFMRLTAESVEYHAHGGQPAGQRQAQQEWGSEWRRG, encoded by the coding sequence ATGATCGAGCTCGAGGGGCTGACGAAGCGGTACGGCGAGAAGGTGGCGGTCAACAATCTCACTTTTGCCGTCAGACCCGGCATCATCACGGGCTTTCTCGGGCCCAATGGTGCGGGCAAGTCGACCACGATGCGGATGGTGCTGGGGCTCGACCGGCCCACCGCGGGGGATGTGCGGATCGACGGCAATCACTACGACGAGCTCAAGGACCCGCTGAAGTACATCGGCGCCCTGCTGGACGCCAAAGCGGTGCACGGCGGGCGCAGTGCCTACCACCACCTGCTGTGCCTGGCTCAGGCCAACGGCATTCCGGCCAAACGGGTGCACGAGGTGCTGGACGTCGTCGGCCTGACGGCGGTCGCGAAGAAGAAGGCCAAGGGCTTCTCGCTGGGTATGGGGCAGCGGCTGGGCATCGCCGCGGCGCTGCTGGGCGACCCGCGGATCCTGATGTTCGACGAGCCCGTCAACGGCCTCGACCCCGAGGGCATCCACTGGATCCGCAATCTGATGAAGGCGCTGGCCGCGCAGGGCCGGACGGTCTTCGTCTCCTCCCATCTGATGAGCGAGATGGCGCTGACCGCCGACCATCTGGTCGTCATCGGTCAGGGCCGGCTGCTCGCCGACACCTCGATGGCCGACTTCATCGCGCAGAACTCGCGCAGTTACGTGCGGATCCGCACCCCGCAGCGCGAGCAGTTGCTCGACGTGCTGAACGAGGCGGGGATCACGGTCGCCGGGAGCGGCTCGGAAGTGCTGGAGGTGGACGGCGACAAGTCGGAGCGGATCGGCGAGCTGGCCGCGCAGCACCAGATCGTGCTGCACGAACTGTCGCCTCAGCAGGCATCGCTGGAGGAGGCGTTCATGCGGCTGACCGCGGAGTCGGTGGAGTACCACGCCCACGGCGGGCAGCCTGCCGGGCAGCGGCAGGCGCAGCAGGAGTGGGGCAGCGAGTGGAGGAGGGGCTGA
- a CDS encoding cellulose-binding protein has product MSDTSPYGFELVRRGYDRAQVDERISKLVSDRDSALARITALEKRIEELHLETQNAQAQISEAEPSYAGLGARVEKILRLAEEEAKDLREEARRAAEQHRELAESAAQQVRNDAESYAAERKAKAEDEGVRIVEKAKSDAAQLRAEAQKDAQSKREEAEALFEETRAKAAQAAADFETNLAKRREQSERDLASRQAKAEKRLAEIEHRAEQLRLEAEKLRTDAERRARQTVETAQRQAEDIVADANAKADRIRSESERELAALTNRRDSINAQLTNVREMLATLTGAAVAAAGTPSTDDESTSRGVPAQQTR; this is encoded by the coding sequence ATGAGCGACACTTCCCCCTACGGCTTCGAGCTTGTGCGGCGTGGGTACGACCGCGCTCAGGTGGACGAACGTATCTCCAAGCTCGTCTCCGACCGTGACAGTGCTCTCGCCCGCATCACCGCTCTGGAAAAGCGCATCGAGGAGCTCCACCTCGAGACCCAGAACGCTCAGGCCCAGATCAGCGAGGCCGAGCCGTCGTACGCGGGTCTCGGCGCACGGGTCGAGAAGATCCTTCGGCTTGCCGAGGAAGAGGCGAAGGACCTGCGCGAGGAGGCCCGGCGCGCGGCCGAGCAGCATCGCGAGCTCGCCGAGTCGGCGGCCCAGCAGGTGCGCAACGACGCCGAGTCGTACGCCGCCGAGCGCAAGGCGAAGGCCGAGGACGAGGGCGTCCGGATCGTCGAGAAGGCCAAGAGTGACGCCGCCCAGCTGCGCGCCGAGGCGCAGAAGGACGCGCAGTCCAAGCGTGAGGAGGCGGAGGCCCTCTTCGAGGAGACGCGGGCCAAGGCCGCGCAGGCCGCCGCGGACTTCGAGACGAATCTCGCCAAGCGGCGCGAGCAGTCCGAGCGGGACCTGGCCTCGCGTCAGGCCAAGGCGGAGAAGCGGCTGGCGGAGATCGAGCACCGGGCGGAGCAGCTCCGTCTGGAGGCGGAGAAGCTGCGCACGGACGCCGAGCGCCGTGCCCGTCAGACCGTCGAGACGGCGCAGCGTCAGGCCGAGGACATCGTGGCCGACGCCAACGCCAAGGCCGACCGCATCCGTTCGGAATCCGAGCGTGAGCTCGCGGCGCTGACCAACCGTCGCGACTCCATCAACGCGCAGCTCACCAACGTGCGTGAGATGCTGGCGACGCTCACGGGTGCCGCGGTGGCCGCCGCGGGCACGCCGTCCACGGACGACGAGTCGACCTCCCGCGGGGTGCCCGCGCAGCAGACCCGGTAA